In Stomoxys calcitrans chromosome 2, idStoCalc2.1, whole genome shotgun sequence, the following proteins share a genomic window:
- the LOC106082121 gene encoding histone H1-beta, late embryonic isoform X1, whose amino-acid sequence MSTRALFPTMKQIIENINPDDESEDDMEDDVEAEADAADSQEDEGDELEDDEDEPPETNAANKSLGGGVKKIAISQPTTTTAAASTTNGVTKKSNSKISDLVDEAIKHLNERSGSSIVAIARVIVLRHPEMESSKRLPLQIKRYVKLCLDNGTMTQIKRSFKFTKKYETEKKRLVKEREKARQVKLKEKQKEKKKSKKATKDDKPKTNSKKDTESIKKRTADTNKDAKGTKPTAKKPKVDKMTNGSKADDGIKTKKSSKKAAKTPAEKAKSKMKARKSINLVVNSTLPRPKSLKNAKSTIVAASNKKKKAVAEAVKTTATISAAGGSGKGKRK is encoded by the exons ATGAGCACCAGAG CCCTTTTCCCAACCATGAAGCAAATAATAGAAAATATCAATCCCGATGATGAGAGTGAAGATGATATGGAAGATGACGTGGAAGCTGAAG CCGATGCTGCTGATTCCCAAGAGGACGAGGGAGATGAATTAGAAGATGATGAAGATGAACCACCAGAAACAAATGCAGCCAATAAATCACTGGGAGGAGGcgtgaaaaaaattgctatatcACAACCAACAACAACCACTGCTGCTGCTTCCACTACAAATGGCGTAACAAAAAAATCGAATTCCAAAATTTCCGATTTAGTGGATGAAGCCATTAAACATCTCAACGAAAGATCAGGCTCCTCTATAGTGGCCATAGCTCGCGTCATTGTTCTCAGGCATCCAGAAATGGAATCCTCCAAACGTTTGCCTCTCCAGATCAAGCGTTATGTGAAACTATGCCTCGATAACGGTACAATGACGCAAATAAAGAGATCAtttaaatttaccaaaaaatatGAGACCGAAAAGAAAAGACTGGTAAAGGAGCGTGAAAAGGCGCGTCAAGTGAAGCTGAAGGAGAAGCAAAAGGAAAag aaaaaatcaaaaaaagctACCAAAGATGACAAACCCAAAACCAATTCGAAAAAGGACACTGAATCTATCAAAAAACGGACAGCCGATACCAACAAAGATGCCAAAGGAACGAAACCAACAGCTAAGAAACCTAAGGTGGATAAAATGACAAATGGCAGTAAAGCAGATGATgggatcaaaacaaaaaaatcttccaAGAAGGCAGCAAAAACACCAGCCGAAAAGGCTAAATCGAAAATGAAAGCTCGTAAATCGATCAATTTGGTAGTCAATTCAACTCTTCCGCGACCAAAATctttgaaaaatgcaaaatcgACAATTGTTGCGGCTTCAAACAAGAAAAAGAAAGCTGTCGCAGAAGCTGTTAAAACTACTGCTACTATCAGTGCCGCTGGTGGCTCTGGAAAAGGAAAACGCAAATAG
- the LOC106082121 gene encoding histone H1-beta, late embryonic isoform X2, which yields MKQIIENINPDDESEDDMEDDVEAEADAADSQEDEGDELEDDEDEPPETNAANKSLGGGVKKIAISQPTTTTAAASTTNGVTKKSNSKISDLVDEAIKHLNERSGSSIVAIARVIVLRHPEMESSKRLPLQIKRYVKLCLDNGTMTQIKRSFKFTKKYETEKKRLVKEREKARQVKLKEKQKEKKKSKKATKDDKPKTNSKKDTESIKKRTADTNKDAKGTKPTAKKPKVDKMTNGSKADDGIKTKKSSKKAAKTPAEKAKSKMKARKSINLVVNSTLPRPKSLKNAKSTIVAASNKKKKAVAEAVKTTATISAAGGSGKGKRK from the exons ATGAAGCAAATAATAGAAAATATCAATCCCGATGATGAGAGTGAAGATGATATGGAAGATGACGTGGAAGCTGAAG CCGATGCTGCTGATTCCCAAGAGGACGAGGGAGATGAATTAGAAGATGATGAAGATGAACCACCAGAAACAAATGCAGCCAATAAATCACTGGGAGGAGGcgtgaaaaaaattgctatatcACAACCAACAACAACCACTGCTGCTGCTTCCACTACAAATGGCGTAACAAAAAAATCGAATTCCAAAATTTCCGATTTAGTGGATGAAGCCATTAAACATCTCAACGAAAGATCAGGCTCCTCTATAGTGGCCATAGCTCGCGTCATTGTTCTCAGGCATCCAGAAATGGAATCCTCCAAACGTTTGCCTCTCCAGATCAAGCGTTATGTGAAACTATGCCTCGATAACGGTACAATGACGCAAATAAAGAGATCAtttaaatttaccaaaaaatatGAGACCGAAAAGAAAAGACTGGTAAAGGAGCGTGAAAAGGCGCGTCAAGTGAAGCTGAAGGAGAAGCAAAAGGAAAag aaaaaatcaaaaaaagctACCAAAGATGACAAACCCAAAACCAATTCGAAAAAGGACACTGAATCTATCAAAAAACGGACAGCCGATACCAACAAAGATGCCAAAGGAACGAAACCAACAGCTAAGAAACCTAAGGTGGATAAAATGACAAATGGCAGTAAAGCAGATGATgggatcaaaacaaaaaaatcttccaAGAAGGCAGCAAAAACACCAGCCGAAAAGGCTAAATCGAAAATGAAAGCTCGTAAATCGATCAATTTGGTAGTCAATTCAACTCTTCCGCGACCAAAATctttgaaaaatgcaaaatcgACAATTGTTGCGGCTTCAAACAAGAAAAAGAAAGCTGTCGCAGAAGCTGTTAAAACTACTGCTACTATCAGTGCCGCTGGTGGCTCTGGAAAAGGAAAACGCAAATAG